The Oncorhynchus masou masou isolate Uvic2021 chromosome 31, UVic_Omas_1.1, whole genome shotgun sequence genome includes a region encoding these proteins:
- the abcg5 gene encoding ATP-binding cassette sub-family G member 5, producing the protein MMNGSYSMEVTPEGTESRSKESFKFVSEKSVVKRSGPGPSDQPQPSCCLSVSHVSYSVSERVGHWWDLATFNKKWTRQILNGVSFHVNSGQIMGILGNSGSGKTTLLDAISGRIGNSGVLLGDVSVNGRKLKREQYQDCFSYVLQSDNLLSYLTVEETLTYTAQLALRRDSADVIHKKVLAVMAELSLGQVAHSVIGGRIFPGISGGERRRVSIAMQLLQDPKVILLDEPTTGLDSMTANQIVVLLAELARRDRIVIVTIHQPRSELFRVFSRIAIMSKGELVFCGQPGEMVDFFSTCGYNCPEYCNPFDIYVDLTSVDTRCSEREATTYSRMHKITSSYQDSEINQSMLRQIEQSCQRTDKPSIPFKSKESPSGLAKLAVLLRRTVRNLSRDRMGVLMRLSQNLIYGLFVAFFVMRLDDDITKGAVQDRIGIIYQAMGASPYTGMLNAVALFPALRAMADQESKDGLYQKWQMFLAYIFHILPFSIISVFIFSSFLYWTVGMNPEMWRFLCFSAVILVPHLVGELLTLVLMGVVQDPNMVNTGVALLNVAGIMVGSGFLRSYQQMPVVFQWLSYLTFQKYGCELLIVTEFHGLNFTCNTGSIPLPGACLMTDGDDIIDQGYPGALDRYTLDFLLLYSFLPALVLLGVISYKIRDCLVQH; encoded by the exons ATGATGAATGGGTCCTACTCTATGGAAGTAACACCagaggggacagagagcaggTCTAAGGAATCTTTTAAGTTTGTGTCGGAGAAGAGCGTGGTGAAGAGGTCTGGACCAGGACCCTCTGACCAACCGCAACCCTCCTGCTGCTTGAGCGTTAGCCACGTCTCCTACAGCGTCAG TGAGCGCGTGGGGCATTGGTGGGACCTCGCTACCTTCAACAAGAAATGGACCAGACAGATTCTCAATGGCGTCTCCTTCCATGTGAACAGTGGGCAGATCATGGGAATACTGGGGAACTCAG GCTCAGGGAAGACCACTCTCCTGGATGCTATCTCTGGGAGGATTGGGAACTCAGGGGTTCTTCTGGGAGATGTGTCTGTCAACGGGAGGAAGCTGAAAAGAGAGCAGTACCAGGATTGTTTCTCCTATGTgctacag AgtgacaacctgctgagttacctgACAGTGGAGGAGACTCTGACATACACAGCCCAGTTGGCCCTGAGACGAGACTCAGCAGACGTCATCCACAAGAAG GTGTTGGCGGTGATGGCGGAGCTGAGTCTAGGTCAAGTGGCCCACAGTGTGATCGGAGGACGCATCTTCCCAGGGATctctgggggagagaggaggagagtgtccATTGCCATGCAGTTGCTTCAGGACCCTA AGGTCATCCTTCTCGACGAGCCAACCACGGGCCTTGACAGCATGACGGCCAATCAGATTGTTGTTTTACTGGCTGAGCTGGCCAGAAGGGACCGCATTGTCATAGTGACCATCCACCAGCCACGCTCTGAACTCTTCAGG GTCTTCAGTAGAATAGCCATAATGAGTAAAGGCGAGCTGGTGTTCTGTGGCCAGCCTGGAGAGATGGTGGACTTTTTCAGCACATGTGGCTACAACTGTCCAGAATACTGCAACCCCTTTGATATCTATG TGGATCTGACGTCAGTGGACACGCGCTGCAGTGAGAGAGAGGCCACCACCTACAGCCGCATGCACAAGATCACCTCGTCCTATCAGGACTCAGAGATCAATCAGAGCATGCTGAGACAGATTGAGCAGAGTTGCCAGCGAACAGACAAACCCAGCATCCCCTTCAAGAGCAAAGAGTCACCGAGCGGCCTGGCCAAGCTGGCTGTACTTctcag gaGGACTGTGAGGAACCTGTCTCGAGACAGGATGGGTGTCCTGATGCGTCTGTCACAGAACCTCATCTATGGCCTGTTTGTGGCCTTCTTTGTCATGAGGCTGGATGATGACATCACCAAGGGAGCGGTACAGGACCGGATTGGCATCATCTACCAAGCAATGGGGGCGTCGCCTTACACTGGCATGTTGAACGCTGTAGCTCTGT TTCCTGCTCTGAGGGCCATGGCTGACCAGGAGAGTAAGGATGGCCTGTACCAAAAGTGGCAGATGTTCTTGGCCTACATCTTCCACATCCTCCCCTTCAGCATCATCAGCGTGTTCATCTTTTCCTCCTTcctgtactg gACGGTGGGGATGAACCCAGAAATGTGGAGGTTCCTGTGTTTCTCGGCGGTGATCCTGGTGCCCCATCTGGTGGGTGAgctgctgaccctggtgctgatGGGAGTGGTGCAGgaccccaacatggtcaacacAGGAGTGGCGCTGCTCAACGTAGCTGGAATCATGGTGGGCTCCGGATTCCTCAG GAGTTACCAGCAGATGCCTGTGGTGTTCCAGTGGCTCAGCTACCTAACCTTTCAGAAGTACGGATGTGAGCTGCTCATCGTCACAGAGTTTCATGGCCTCAACTTCACATGCA ATACAGGCAGTATACCTTTGCCAGGCGCCTGTCTGATGACAGATGGAGATGACATCATAGACCAGGGTTACCCAGGAGCCCTGGACCGCTACACTCTGGACTTCCTCCTGCTCTACTCCTTCCTGCCTGCCCTGGTGCTGCTGGGAGTCATCAGCTACAAGATCAGAGACTGCCTCGTCCAACACTGA
- the abcg8 gene encoding ATP-binding cassette sub-family G member 8, giving the protein MYTGGTDNRPDPETGIVTGGPPQTRGDTELFSSSEEDSSLYFTYSGGRNEIEVSNLHYEVDTAAQIPWYEKLSEFKMPWEMKGDKQTAINKLNLRVCSGQMLAIIGSSGCGKTSLLDVITCRDEGGSMTSGQVLINGQPSNPKLVRKTIAHVRQDDRLLPHLTVRETLAFVAKLRLPTNFSQKQRDQRVDDVIAELRLRQCAHTRVGNDLVRGVSGGERRRVSIAVQLLWNPGILILDEPTSGLDSFTAHNLVITLSRLARGNRLVLLSIHQPRSDIFQLFDLVVLLSSGSAVYCGPAKDMVPYFTALGHPCPLYCNPSDFYVDLISIDRRSPEREAECLERARVLSAQFVEKVRGTDDFMWKPEEPSTTLEAITTTQSATQEEVITISKQKDRLPGRLHQFTILIRRQVHNDFRDLVTLLVHGFEALLMSLLIGFLYFGAGEERLSIQDTVALLYMIGALTPFAVVLDVIAKCHTERAMLYHELEDGMYNVTSYFFAKVLGELPEHCVFTLVYGLPIYWLAGLNQAPDRFLLNFLLVWLMVYCSRSMALFVAAALPTLQTSAFMGNSLFTVFYLTGGFVISLENMWLVASWFSHASFMRWGFEGMLQVQFRGLKYPVSIGNFTFNIDGIHVVEAMDMNQYPLYSCYLVLIAVVVGFMLLYYLSLKFIKQKSSQDW; this is encoded by the exons ATGTATACTGGAGGGACAGACAACAGGCCAGATCCAGAGACAGGGATCGTTACCGGTGGCCCCCCACAGACG AGAGGAGACACTGAGCTGTTCTCCTCTTCTGAAGAGGACAGTAGCCTGTACTTCACCTATAGTGGAGGTCGCAATGAGATAGAGGTCAGCAACCTGCACTATGAG gtggacACAGCTGCTCAGATCCCGTGGTATGAGAAGCTCTCAGAGTTTAAGATGCCCtgggagatgaagggagacaAGCAGACAGCCATAAACAAACTCAACCTGCGAGTCTGCAGTGGCCAGATGCTGGCCATCATCGGCAGCTCAG GTTGTGGAAAGACCTCACTGCTGGACGTCATAACGTGTCGTGATGAGGGTGGCTCCATGACGTCTGGCCAAGTGCTTATCAACGGGCAACCTAGCAACCCAAAGCTGGTGAGGAAGACCATCGCCCATGTCCGCCAGGACGACCGCCTGCTGCCTCACCTTACTGTGAGGGAAACACTAGCCTTCGTGGCTAAGCTACGGCTACCCACAAACTTCAGTCAGAAACAGAGGGACCAGAGG GTGGATGACGTCATTGCAGAGCTGCGTCTGCGACAGTGTGCCCACACCCGGGTGGGCAATGACTTGGTGAGAGGGGtgtctgggggagagaggaggagggtcagcATCGCTGTGCAGCTGCTCTGGAACCCTG GTATCCTGATCCTAGATGAGCCTACGTCGGGGCTGGACAGCTTCACGGCCCATAACCTGGTGATCACTCTGTCCCGGTTGGCCCGGGGGAACCGCCTGGTACTGCTGTCCATCCACCAGCCACGCTCAGACATCTTCCAGCTCTTTGACCTGGTGGTCCTGCTCTCCTCTGGCTCAGCCGTCTACTGTGGGCCCGCTAAAGACATGGTTCCATACTTCACAGCCCTGGGACACCCCTGCCCCCTCTACTGCAACCCCTCCGATTTCTATG TGGATCTGATCAGTATAGACCGGcgcagcccagagagagaggctgagtgtCTGGAGAGGGCCAGGGTGCTGTCAGCCCAGTTTGTGGAGAAGGTGAGAGGGACAGATGACTTCATGTGGAAGCCAGAGGAGCCAAGCACAACCCTGGAGGCCATCACGAC CACTCAGTCCGCAACTCAGGAGGAAGTGATCACTATATCCAAACAAAAGGACCGCCTGCCAGGCCGACTACACCAGTTCACCATCCTCATCAG GCGGCAGGTGCACAATGACTTCAGAGACCTGGTCACTTTGCTGGTGCACGGCTTCGAGGCTCTGCTCATGTCTCTGCTGATTGGATTCCTGTACTTCGGGGCGGGGGAGGAGCGTCTGTCGATCCAGGACACAGTCGCCCTGCTCTATATGATCGGAGCTCTCACCCCATTCGCCGTGGTCCTGGACGTCATAGCAAAGT GTCACACAGAGAGAGCCATGTTGTACCATGAGCTGGAGGACGGCATGTATAACGTCACATCCTACTTCTTTGCCAAG GTCCTGGGAGAGCTTCCGGAACACTGTGTGTTCACGTTGGTCTACGGCCTACCCatctactggctggctggcctgAACCAGGCCCCGGACCGCTTTCTGCTCAACTTCCTGCTGGTGTGGCTCATGGTGTACTGCAGCCGCAGCATGGCTCTGTTTGTGGCTGCAGCCTTACCCACCCTGCAGACATCAGCCTTCATGGGCAATTCTCTGTTCACTGTGTTCTACCTTACTGGAGGCTTCGTCATTAGCCTGGAGAACATGTGGTTAG TGGCGTCCTGGTTCTCCCATGCCTCCTTCATGCGCTGGGGCTTTGAGGGCATGCTGCAAGTCCAGTTCAGGGGACTCAAGTACCCTGTCTCCATCGGCAACTTCACCTTCAACATCGATGGCATACAT GTGGTGGAAGCTATGGATATGAACCAGTACCCTCTCTACTCCTGCTACCTGGTTCTCATTGCTGTCGTAGTGGGCTTCATGCTGCTCTACTACCTATCACTCAAATTCATCAAGCAGAAGTCCAGCCAGGACTGGTGA